ACGCCTTTCTGCAATCGACGAAGGCTAATACCCGTGCTACTTCTCACGCCATTCTGGAGTTTTGAGCGCGAGTTCTCGCGGAATGGACCTGATCCTCCGCAATTCCATTGACACACAGGGCATGGCGTGAACGTTCGCGGTATCGCCGCCTGGCATCGCGTCAATTCAGGCGCGATCGCGCAAGTAGGAAAAACGGAAGACAACTCAAGCCAGGAGAGGGTTTCGGTTCACCACAAGCTGAACTGCCAAAGTGCCAACTCAGGACACTCCAAGTCCAATCCTCTTCATCGCAAGGGGCTTCGTCTTTAGGCTCCGGTTTAGGCTCCGTTTTAGGCTCCGTTTTAGGCTCCGGCTCTCGGAGTGCTTTCTTGTGCCACCTGATGCCCGTCCGAGCTGCAGGGAAGCCGCTCGCTCAGTACGGCGATTGGGTGCCCCCACTCTGATGACAGCTTCGGCACTTGTCGACTACTCGAAAGTGCTTTCCGGGCGGTGCAAATGACGGCGGGAATGAACTTTGATTTCTACCTGCGGGCACGAATGCCACCAGATTGTTGAAAAGGTCCAGGAAATCGGCTTGAAATACATGATGGCCGAAACGGTCGTCTACAGTCGCCAATTCCTGTTTATCAAGGAGATGCACAACGAAAGGTGAACTCGGAAAGATCCAGCACTTGGCGGCTTCCCATCCGCAGGACATGGATGGCTGGCCAAGTTATTGGGAAGAGATGATCTCGATGTACTATGCCACGTAAGTGGTAAGTCCGTGTCTCGGTCTGGTCAACCGACCGGCCGAGTACGTCAGTTGCTTGGGGTCAGGCGTGGTGCGCGATGACATCGCGGAAAAGTCGGGCAATCGCTTTGCTGTTCAGTCGTGCCACATCAAGGTGAAGGACAGCGATCTCACGGCCCCCGTGTGGCGATGTCTCTACGATGTCGCCCGGCAGTACCGTGAGAGCTTTGACGTGTATGGATCGAAAAAGAGCTTTGAATGGACACTGAATATCGTTTGAAAGTGACATTGCCCGAGAGGGCTTACGTCCCGGGCAGTTCCAAAGACTCTTCTTTGAGCATGTCGAGTACGAATATACGGATGAGATTGTAGACTGAAGTGGTCGAGCGGTTATGATTAAGAGCGGCGGTGATTAGGGAGTTTGTCGCCCTTCGCTCCGCGAAATTGGCGCTGTACGAAAAGAGACATTGAATTTGAATAGCAATAGAATAAAGCCCGATATGAATCATCAACGCTGGTTCAAGCCACTTCTGATTAAACTCCTTCTATGCTGCGCGGCACCACTCTCGCTGGCGGACGATGAGCCTGCTGCGCCGCTGCAGAATCCGACGATCACGGAGGTTCAACGGGAGTTTTTTGAAAAGAAGATCCGCCCTGTGCTGGCCGAGCAATGCCTCGACTGCCACAACTCGATCAACGAAAAAAACGGTGGCTTGGCCCTCGACTGGAGTCAGCCTTTAAGACTGGGAGGGGATTCGGGGAAGGTGATCCTACCCGGTGATCCCGATAAAAGTTTATTGATCCAGTCCATCCGTCATCAGGCGGGGGTGGAAAGTATGCCCGACGAAGCGCCCAAGTTGGTTGACAGCGTCATCGCTGATTTCACAGAGTGGGTACGCATGGGGGCTCCGGATCCACGTCACACACAGCCCACGGCCGCGAGTTTGAAAAAAGGGGTGCGCAGCTGGGACGATGTGCGGGACGACCGTAAAAAGTGGTGGTCGTTCCAAGCGATAACCAACCCTGAACCACCGAAGGTGAATAACGCCGATTGGCGCCACAACCCCATTGATGCTTTTGTGTATGACAGTCTGAAACAGCAGCAACTGATACCCAGTGACGTCGCTGATCCACATACTTTATTGCGCCGGGTGTCGCTGGTGCTGACGGGGTTGCCTCCGTCACCTGACGACGTGACAACATTTACGTCGAGCAAAGATCCGAACCGCTATGAAAAATACGTCGACACATTGTTGGCCAGCAAGGCTTATGCGGAACGTTGGGCCCAACATTGGATGGACTGGTACCGCTACAGCGAAAGTCATGGCAGTGAGGGCGATCCCCGTATCGCATTTGCCCCACAGTACCGTGATTATTTGATACGGGCCCTGCAACAGGATGTGCCGTACGACCAGCTTATGATCGAGCATCTGGCCGGCGATCTGTTGCCGAACCCCCGACTCAATAAAGAAACCCACGTCAACGAATCAGCCATTGGCCCCGCACATCTGCGTATGAACCCTTTTGGTTATGGGGTGGTGGACGCCTATCAGGAATTGGTGAATTTCACCGACAATCAGGTGGATGTGGTGAGCAAGGCCACCATGGCTCTCACGGTGTCATGCGCCCGGTGCCACGATCACAAATTTGACCCTGTCAGTCAAAAGGATTACACCCGCTTTTATGGGGTGATGATCAGCAACCGCCCCACCACCATTGTCGTGGATAGCCAGGAAAAACAACGCCGCCATCAAGACGCTATCAAACAACTGAAACCTCAAATCAAAAAAGCTTTTGCTACCTACTGGCTCTCTCAAATGGAGTCACTTGAAGACAGGCTGGAAAAGGTAGAGAGCACCAAGGAACAGCATGAGAGTGATGCACTCACCCCATGGCTTCGGATGAAAGAGGAGGGGCCTGAAGGATTTGAATTGTATTGGACGCGATTGCAGGGGCATGTGGGGCGGGTGAAGGCGCACAACAAAAAGGTTAAAGAAAAAGCTACCGCTTACTATGATTTGCGCGACTCGGAGGTGGCGGCCACGTTTTTCAAAACAGGCAATGGCTCGCATCTATCCCCACAGCCTGCGGGCTCTTTTGCCTTGAGGGGGCAAGGGGAGAATGTTTTCCAAGGTGTGTACCCTGCCGGGGTGTACAGCCATCTCATCAGCGACAAACATGCGGCAGTGATGGGTTCGCCCCGTATGACGGTGTCAGGCAACAATCTCTGGGTACGCGCCGCCGGTGATAAAGCCAAAAGGCGTTATGCGGTTAGGCACTACCCGTTTGGAGGCTTGCTGCACGATGATCATCGCCTCAGTCAATCGTTACCCGTGTGGCAAAACTCGCGGAAGCTGGCTATCTGGCAGGGTGAAAAAATTCATTATGAATTTCGCACCGCTCGCGACGTGATCAGCGGACCGGGGGACGAGCGTAGTTGGTGGGGGGTGAGCGAGATTTTGATGGGTCCTGAAGCTCCGCAGAGTATGGGAGCCCCTCTCAGTTTGTGGGTGGCCACGCCCCCTGTGGACAAAGCTTCTTTGTTGAAATCGTATCAAACAACCCTACAAAATATTTTGAACAAATGGATGGCCGGCACGGTCAACGATGACGAGGCGGAGTTTTTGGGGCAGTTGCTGCAACGCAACGTGTTGAACCACAACATCAAACAACTACCTGAAAACGTGGTGGCACTGGTACAGCAATATCGCAGGCTTGAAAATGATATCCCCGTGCCCACCCGCGCCCCTGGAGTGTATGAGTCTGACCCGCTGGATGCGCCCTTTCTGAATCGTGGTGACCATCAAAGTGAAGGGGAGGCGGTGCCCCGGCAATTTTTAGAAATGTTTGCGAACAAACGTTACAACAAAACAAACAGCGGGCGGCTGGAGTTGGCGCAGGATATTGTGGGTGACAATAATCCCCTGACCCGACGTGTGCTGGTGAACCGTTTGTGGAATTACGTATTTGGCGCCGGCCTGGTGACCACCACCGATAACTTCGGACGCATGGGGGGGCAACCCTCGCACCCCGAACTGCTGGATTTTCTGGCCAGTGATTTCAAGAAGAAGGGTTGGTCGTTAAAGAGGAGCCTCAAGTTGATGGTGACCAGCCGTACTTTTAAATTGAGTAGTCAGAGCACTGCAGCCGCCAAACAGGTTGATCCTGTCAACAGGTACTTGTCTTTTTACACACCGCGTCGCCTGGACGCGGAGGCTATTTATGACAGTTTGCATTTTGTGGCGGGGCAGAACAAGCGCGCGATTTATGAAAGCGTGATCCGTAACCGCTTGCACCCCTTCCTGACGGCATTCAATCGCCCGGTGCCTTTGACAACGGTGAGTCGGCGACCCAGCAACAACGTGCCGGCCCAGGCCTTGAGTTTGATGAATGGGTTGGCGGAGGATTTGTCTGGCGATCTATTGAGCCGTGTAAATATGAAACGGGATATGGACGTCGTGTTGCGTGAGTTGTTTGTGACGTTTTATGCCCGTGAGATCAGGGCAAGCGAACGTACGCTGTGCCAGAACTTCTTAGGTGACAACCCCAATGCCGAAGACTGGCGTCGCTTGATTGCCACGTTGTTAAATTCCAAGGAGCTGATCTATGTCCATTGATGCTTTTTGCCGTCGACGCTTCATGCAGCTGGGGTTTGGCAGCCTGGGCGGGCTGGCTCTGAGTCAATTGAGTGCGGCGGAGACGAAGCCCCGGCATCATCACGCGAAGGCGCGCTCGGTGATACTTTGTTATATGTCGGGTGGGGTGAGCCACGTCGACAGTTTTGACCCCAAGTCTCAGCTGAAAGAGCTGCATGGCAAAGACATGCCTGGGGAGATACTGCGCACCCAGTTCGACAACAACGGCAAGATCATGCAGTCGCCCTGGACGGCAAAACGACATGGCGAGTCTGGTTTGGAGATGACGAATCTCTTCCCACGCATCGCAGGCTGCGCCGATGACATTGCTCTGGTACGCAGCATGACGGCAAATTTTTCAGAACATGCCCAAGGGAATTTTTTCATGCATTCAGGCTTCCCCTTCCTGGGTTTGCCGTCGGCGGGGGCCTGGGTGAATTACGGTTTGGGCAGTGCGAATCAAAATCTCCCTGGTTATGTGGTGCTCAACAACAAAACTGGCATTCCCCACGGGGGCAAATCGATTTTCGGCAGTGGCTTTTTGCCTGCCACCAACGGTGCCTCGTTTTTTAATCTGGATCAGGAAGAAGTGGTGAGTCGTGTGAAGCCACGTCGGCCGTTGAAAGAGCAGCGTACGAGCCTGGAATTTTTGACGCAGCTGGATGGCGCCTTTGCCAAACGCTCGGCCGCAGAAGGGGAGGTGCAGTCGGCTGTGAAAAATTATGAAACCGCCTTTCGCATGCAATTGGCGGTACCTGAATTGATGGACCTCGACAAAGAACCGGCCTATCTCAAACGGGCTTATGGTTTCGAGAACAAAGATCCGCTGGTGGCCGGTTATGCGCATCAGTGCATGGTGGCCCGTCGCTTGGTGGAACAGGGTGTGCGCTTTGTCGAGTTGTCTTGCTCCAACTTCAAAGGAGACGGGCAACGGCCCAACCCCTGGGATCAACATGGCAACCTGCCCCATGGTCATAAGGAAATGGCCCGCCAGGTCGACCAGCCCATTGCGGCCCTCATCAATGATCTCAAACAGCGTGGCCTGCTGGAGAGCACCTTGATTATTTTTACCGGTGAGTTTGGCCGTACGCCGTTTTCACAGGGCAGTAATGGCCGCGATCACAACCCTTATGGTTTTAGTCTGTGGATGGCCGGCGGGGGAATCAAGGGAGGCAGCGTGCACGGGGCCACCGATGATCTGGGGTACCATGCCATTGAAGACAAGGCCACGGTGTTTGATCTGTGGGCCACGGTGTTGCACCAACTTGGCATGGATCATGAAAAGCTGACCTACCGTTACGGCGGGCGCGACATGCGACTGACCGACGTGCATGGAAACGTGATGACAAAAATCCTTCTCTGAATATCGAATATAGGCATCGTCGATAATCTGAAAACGTTGCCTTGCGGATCTCTTCGGTCGTGAAACCGTTTCGTTTACTCGCGCCAAACCTCAATCTCCGTCGCGCCGCTGCGAGCTTTGCCTTTGTGAGTAAACACGATGCGTAGTTTACTGGTCGTGACCTTGGGAAATGAGATTGTGTTTGCCCTGCGACCCGCGGGAAGCTTCGGATCGGCGACTTGTTGCTTCGCCTCAACCCAAGCAGTTCTATTCCAAGTCTCCACTCGCATCTGCGTCGGAGTTTGAACGCCGCCGCGGTCATCATAGATATGTATCACGGCCCGGCTTACTTCCTTTTTCTCTCCAAAGTCGATCGCCAACCAATCCGACTTATGGGGCGATCCGTAGCTCGTCCAGCGATTGACGGGATTGGATTTGTGGATGATTTTTCCGTCGATTGCCGAGCTGGGAACGCCGCCGTAAACGTCATGGTGCGAGCAAGTCGCTTTTGGAAATCCTTGGCCTGTGGAGTTAGCAGCAATGTTTCCCCGCGGCGGCGAAGGGGGCTGATAAGGGCGTTTGCCAGCTCCCCAGACTTCAAGCTCCGTCAGGCCACTTTGCGCGCCGTCCGCGTGATGCAGCACCACCCGTAGTTGTTGGATTTTCATTTCAGCGAAGGTAATCGTATTCACACGCCGACCAGCAGGGGTTTGAGGCGAACGAGTTTGCCCCGGCACGTCTGTCCAAGTTTTGCCGTTGTGATACTGCAGGTCAAACGACTTTGGCGGAACGATACCGTTGCCATCATCGAGCAAATTGACTTTAACGGTATCAATTGCTCGGGACATTCCCAGGTCGATCGACACCCAATCGGTCGAACTCTCAGAACCAAGTGCCGTCCAACGATTGACGGGCCGAATGTCGTACCGAGATTCACCATCACAAATCATGTTGAGCGAACTGCCTTTTCCAACGATAGAGGCAGTGAAGCGGGGGAAGTAGTCGCCATCGTTGTTGACTGCGTAGTTGAAACGAACCTCTTTGGGCATTGGCACTTCGAGTGCGGCCGGAAGAGTTACCGTTAGCTTGCTCAAAGTTGGCGACGCGGCGAGTTTCGTGCCGTTGACCAACAGATGCAATCCTGCACCACGTTCATACCGCTTTCCCGTCCGGTCCCAAAAGATCGACAAGCGATGACCGCGATAGGGTACGTTGTCTAGCGCGAAGTAGTCCCATGTTGCCGGTGCCAACGGATCGATCGTCAATTGATCGCCGTCGGACGGTTTCAGCCCAACCAACCCGGTGATAACCAGATCGTTGAAATTCGAATGAAAATAGTGTTCGCTGCGATTGTGCATGTCGTGCCCATCCCACGAACCTGTCTCCGGGTGCAGCGCTTCGGCAATATAGGGCTTACCGTCTTTACGCTGGGAGACGGCAAAAATGTGAAGCAGCTTGAGGTAGTCGTCCCGCGTGACGTTCTGCTGCTCATAGTTGTGTAAGACATTGGCCATGGCTTTGAGTGTCTGGGTTGTGGCAAATGGCCACGATTGCCCGCTCCACCAACAACATCCCCGTTGCAATAAGAACATCGGGTCGTTGCGTTCGGTCGTGGTCGGTCCAAAGGGAGCAAAGAAATAGTCGCGATCCATCAAGAACTTCCAAGCTTCTTCATAACCAGCGTCTGGCAAGTTGAACGCCCAAGGGACATAGCCATGAAGCTCTCGGCCATGAGCACTACCAGCATGTTTACCACTCTGATAGGTAAGCGTGTTCGCCTTAACGACGTTGCCCTCTTTGTCGTTCTCGTCGCGAGACGACATGGGAAAGAAGAACTGACGCTTGGGATCCCAGAGTTGCGTTTGAATACGCTTTTTGAGTCCGGCAGCCTGCTGGCGATACTGGGCTGCTTGTTCTTTATTGCCGGCAAGGTCAGCGATGCGAGCGATCGCATTGGCATCGGCCCACATGTAGGAGTTGAAGGTCGGGCGATAGGCGCGATCGCCGCGCAAGATGTCTCTTGTTTGTCGACTGTTGATATTGAACTCCATGCCATCGTCGTGACCCGTTTGCCAAAACATTTTCATCTCCGGCACCCAGTGTCGCCGCTTCCACTCGTCGTCGTTGTTGATCAAGTCGGGCAACAGATCGACAATAAAGTC
The window above is part of the Pirellulaceae bacterium genome. Proteins encoded here:
- a CDS encoding PSD1 and planctomycete cytochrome C domain-containing protein, with amino-acid sequence MNLNSNRIKPDMNHQRWFKPLLIKLLLCCAAPLSLADDEPAAPLQNPTITEVQREFFEKKIRPVLAEQCLDCHNSINEKNGGLALDWSQPLRLGGDSGKVILPGDPDKSLLIQSIRHQAGVESMPDEAPKLVDSVIADFTEWVRMGAPDPRHTQPTAASLKKGVRSWDDVRDDRKKWWSFQAITNPEPPKVNNADWRHNPIDAFVYDSLKQQQLIPSDVADPHTLLRRVSLVLTGLPPSPDDVTTFTSSKDPNRYEKYVDTLLASKAYAERWAQHWMDWYRYSESHGSEGDPRIAFAPQYRDYLIRALQQDVPYDQLMIEHLAGDLLPNPRLNKETHVNESAIGPAHLRMNPFGYGVVDAYQELVNFTDNQVDVVSKATMALTVSCARCHDHKFDPVSQKDYTRFYGVMISNRPTTIVVDSQEKQRRHQDAIKQLKPQIKKAFATYWLSQMESLEDRLEKVESTKEQHESDALTPWLRMKEEGPEGFELYWTRLQGHVGRVKAHNKKVKEKATAYYDLRDSEVAATFFKTGNGSHLSPQPAGSFALRGQGENVFQGVYPAGVYSHLISDKHAAVMGSPRMTVSGNNLWVRAAGDKAKRRYAVRHYPFGGLLHDDHRLSQSLPVWQNSRKLAIWQGEKIHYEFRTARDVISGPGDERSWWGVSEILMGPEAPQSMGAPLSLWVATPPVDKASLLKSYQTTLQNILNKWMAGTVNDDEAEFLGQLLQRNVLNHNIKQLPENVVALVQQYRRLENDIPVPTRAPGVYESDPLDAPFLNRGDHQSEGEAVPRQFLEMFANKRYNKTNSGRLELAQDIVGDNNPLTRRVLVNRLWNYVFGAGLVTTTDNFGRMGGQPSHPELLDFLASDFKKKGWSLKRSLKLMVTSRTFKLSSQSTAAAKQVDPVNRYLSFYTPRRLDAEAIYDSLHFVAGQNKRAIYESVIRNRLHPFLTAFNRPVPLTTVSRRPSNNVPAQALSLMNGLAEDLSGDLLSRVNMKRDMDVVLRELFVTFYAREIRASERTLCQNFLGDNPNAEDWRRLIATLLNSKELIYVH
- a CDS encoding DUF1501 domain-containing protein → MSIDAFCRRRFMQLGFGSLGGLALSQLSAAETKPRHHHAKARSVILCYMSGGVSHVDSFDPKSQLKELHGKDMPGEILRTQFDNNGKIMQSPWTAKRHGESGLEMTNLFPRIAGCADDIALVRSMTANFSEHAQGNFFMHSGFPFLGLPSAGAWVNYGLGSANQNLPGYVVLNNKTGIPHGGKSIFGSGFLPATNGASFFNLDQEEVVSRVKPRRPLKEQRTSLEFLTQLDGAFAKRSAAEGEVQSAVKNYETAFRMQLAVPELMDLDKEPAYLKRAYGFENKDPLVAGYAHQCMVARRLVEQGVRFVELSCSNFKGDGQRPNPWDQHGNLPHGHKEMARQVDQPIAALINDLKQRGLLESTLIIFTGEFGRTPFSQGSNGRDHNPYGFSLWMAGGGIKGGSVHGATDDLGYHAIEDKATVFDLWATVLHQLGMDHEKLTYRYGGRDMRLTDVHGNVMTKILL
- a CDS encoding discoidin domain-containing protein, encoding MFYTTKSHRRLLTLRSLVPLFLLLSFATVSSAQVLDKQELLDAQTFWSNRDFDWYKANIPFFDSPDAEINTTYYYRWELVTRHLCYGSPNSGYSLTEFANRPFWSGAYGSIACPAGHQFNEIRWLNDPHYARDYLRYWFRTPGAQPRKYSSWMADSAWATHQVHPNKDFIVDLLPDLINNDDEWKRRHWVPEMKMFWQTGHDDGMEFNINSRQTRDILRGDRAYRPTFNSYMWADANAIARIADLAGNKEQAAQYRQQAAGLKKRIQTQLWDPKRQFFFPMSSRDENDKEGNVVKANTLTYQSGKHAGSAHGRELHGYVPWAFNLPDAGYEEAWKFLMDRDYFFAPFGPTTTERNDPMFLLQRGCCWWSGQSWPFATTQTLKAMANVLHNYEQQNVTRDDYLKLLHIFAVSQRKDGKPYIAEALHPETGSWDGHDMHNRSEHYFHSNFNDLVITGLVGLKPSDGDQLTIDPLAPATWDYFALDNVPYRGHRLSIFWDRTGKRYERGAGLHLLVNGTKLAASPTLSKLTVTLPAALEVPMPKEVRFNYAVNNDGDYFPRFTASIVGKGSSLNMICDGESRYDIRPVNRWTALGSESSTDWVSIDLGMSRAIDTVKVNLLDDGNGIVPPKSFDLQYHNGKTWTDVPGQTRSPQTPAGRRVNTITFAEMKIQQLRVVLHHADGAQSGLTELEVWGAGKRPYQPPSPPRGNIAANSTGQGFPKATCSHHDVYGGVPSSAIDGKIIHKSNPVNRWTSYGSPHKSDWLAIDFGEKKEVSRAVIHIYDDRGGVQTPTQMRVETWNRTAWVEAKQQVADPKLPAGRRANTISFPKVTTSKLRIVFTHKGKARSGATEIEVWRE